ACGCCATGTTAAAAGGAGCAGCTATTAGATTGCTTCGACAAGAAACAATTGATTTAGCACTTGTAACAATTGCTATTGAAGGTGATACGGAGGCAATTCGGGAAGCAATTGAAATTGGTACGAAAATGGCCAAAGCTGCTAACCAGTGGATTGCCTCTACTACTATTTTACGCCCTGAAGATGCTGTTAACGGTTTAGTGATGGAAATTGCTAAAAAACCAACGTAATCACACAATCATTTGAAAAGGTGGGAGATGGAATTTGAAAGTAGATTTATCTGGTAAGGTTGTTATTGTTACTGGCGGAAGTAAAGGAATTGGTAAAGGCATTGCGACCGTATTTGCTAAGCAGGGTGCTCATGTCGTTATCGCTGCAAGAGGCTTAGAGCATACAACAAAATTAGCAACTGAGTTACAAATGCAGGGCTACTCTGCTTCTGGGGCAGCGGTTGATGTAGAAAGCTATGAATCTGTGAAAAACATGGCACAAGAGGTTGCTAGTAAATATGGGGCCATCGATATTTTATGCTCAAATGCTGGTATTTTTCCATCTGTCAAGCTAGAGGATATGAGCACAGACCAATGGGACCATGTGTTGAATGTTAACGCGAGAGGAACAATGTTTGCTGTGAAAGCATGTGTTCCTTATTTAAAGAATGCGGATTATGGAAGAGTCATTATTACTTCCTCCATTACAGGACCAGTGACAGGATATGCAGGGTGGACACACTATGCAGCAAGTAAAGCAGCACAGCTTGGTTTTATGCGGACTGCAGCACTTGAATTAGCACACTATAATATTACCGTTAATGCAGTTCTTCCAGGCAATATTGCAACAGAAGGATTAGATGGTCTTGGAGAGGAATATTTGCAGAAGATGGCAAAGGCAATTCCATTCGGTGGATTGGGCAGTGTTGAGGATATTGCCTATGCAGCACTATTCCTCAGCAGCAAGGAAGCAGGTTTTATTACAGGACAATCCATTATTATTGATGGTGGACAAACATTACCAGAAGATGCTGAAGCATTTTAAAAACGTAGGGGGAATTGAAGGATGAATAATTTTGGTGCATTAGGAATGATTGAAACAAAAGGGCTAGTCGGCTCCATTGAGGCGGCCGATGCAATGGTAAAGGCTGCAAATGTCAATATCATTGGTAAGGTACATGTGGGTGGGGGAATTGTCACAGTCCTTGTACGTGGAGATGTAGGAGCAGTAAAAGCAGCAACTGATGCAGGAGCAGCAGCTGCACAGCGAGTAGGAGAACTGCTGTCTGTTCATGTGATTCCACGCCCACATGCAGAGTTAGAAGCGATTTTACCGTTGACTTAGAAATGAGGTGGAATGATGAATCAACAAGCAATAGAGCAAATTGTGAATGAGGTCATTGCTGAATTACTGCATACAAAGCAGGAAGCGCCTATTACACAATACGACATTCCCATCGGTATTTCAGCGAGACATATTCATTTGAAACAGGAGCATGTAGAGCATCTCTTTGGTAAGGGAGAGCAATTAACAGCAAAAAAGATGCTGTCCCAACCAGGGCAGTTCGCAGCTAATGAAACATTAATGGTTGTTGGTCCAAAGGGCAGTATTTCAAATGTCCGTGTTTTAGGCCCTGCTCGTTCCTTAACACAGGTTGAAGTTAGCCATACAGATGCTATTGCATTAGGCATTCAGCCACCAATAAGAGAATCTGGCAATATTGCAGGATCAGCAAGCTGCACGTTAGTTGGCCCGAAAGGTAGTTTATATTTACATGAGGGAGTTATTATTGCCCAGGCACACATCCATATGTCACCAGAGGAAGCAAGTGGGTTAAACGTTTTCGATGGAGAGTATGTGTCAATAAAAACGCAAGGTATCCGACCTGTGACATTTCATCATGTGAAAGTACGAGTTTCAGAGCGCTATCGTTTAGAGATGCATATTGATACTGATGAAGCAAATGCTGGCTTCCTAAAATCTGGAGCAACAGGCACTTTAGTAAAAGAAAATAAGGAAGAGCTTACGTATAATTCCTCCCAAAAAACTACTATTGTGCAGGCAAATGAAATTAATGAAAGAATAATAACTGAAAAGGATTTATTAGCCTTTCAGGGACAAACAATTATCGTTCCTCGATTTACTAGATTCACTGCACTCGCAATGGATGCGGTGGTAACTTTAGGGATTACTATAGAGTATAAAGATGAAGGATGATGATACATGCGTATAGGTACAGTCGTAGGAAATATTTGGGCAACACGTAAAGAAGAAGGGCTTCAGGGATTGAAATTGCTCATTATTCAACCTAAAAAAACAGATGGACAACTTGGTGATGAGCAAATCGTTGCGGCAGATCGAATTGGCGCGGGTGTTGGTGATGATGTGATTTTAACGATGGGCAGTGCTGCTGTTCGAAGCTTTTCAAAAGAAACAATTTGTCCAATTGATGCCATTATTGTAGGCATAATTGATGCAACAGAGGGATCGTGAGGTGAAAGCAATGAAAGAAGCGATTGGTATGATTGAAACATATGGTATGGTCGGCTCTATTGAGGCAGCAGACGCTATGCTAAAGGCCTCGAATGTCCAATTAGTCAAACATGAATTAATAGATGGTGGGATTGTAACTGTTATTGTTGAGGGGGATGTTGGAGCTGTGCAGGCAGCTGTTGAAGCAGGAAAAGCAGCGGTTCCTCGCGTTGGCACATTGTTAAGTGCACATGTAATTCCAAGGGCAGCAGACGATGTTTTTACAACAATCATTAATCATCCCCAAGCAAAACCAAAAGTAGAAAAAAACGTGGAAAGAGTACCGAAAACATCCTCCCGTAGTAAAGCTCAAGTAAAAGAAACTGCCCAAAATTCTTCTACAGATGCTCAAAGTGAATAATCAATTTCGCCTTGGCGTAATTGTAGTTGCCGCTTCGCTTTCACTACAGAGAACATTTGTAGCTGCCGCTTCGCTTTCACTACAGAGAACATTTGTAGCTGCCGCTTCGCTTTCACTACAGAGAACATTTGTAGCTGCCGCTTCGCTTTCACTACAGAGAACATTTGTAGCTGCCGCTTCGCTTTCGCACAGTAAAGAATTGCTGAATGAAGATAAAATGATCTCTGTATCTATATGACAATGTATCACTATGAGGAGTGAAGATAATGGGATTTAAAAGGCCAAAGATCGCCATTATTGGTGCTGGTCATACAGGTGCCACTGTAGCTTTAATGGTTGCTCAAAAAGAAATCGGAGATATCGTTCTAGTCGATATTCCAGATTTAGAAAAACCAGCTAAGGGGAAGGCGCTAGATATTTTACAAACAGGCCCAATAGAAAAATTTAATGTGCATATTGCAGGTACAGCACAATATGAGGAAATTGCCCATGCAGATATTGTTGTCATAACAGCAGGTATTGCTAGAAAACCTGGAATGACTCGAGAGGATTTGATTACAACAAATGCCTCGATTATTCGTTCTGTTAGCGAAAATGTAAAGCGCTTTGCCCCAAACAGCTATGTCATTGTGCTGAGTAACCCTGTCGATGCTATGACCTATGTTTGTCTAGAAACTACAGGCTTCTCCAAAAATCGTGTTATGGGGCAATCAGGCATTTTAGATACAGCTCGCTTTAATACATTTATTGCAGAGGCACTGCAGCTAGCAGTAGAGGACGTGTCGAGCTTTGTTTTGGGAGGGCATGGAGATGAGATGGTGCCACTTGTGCGCTATACGTATGTCGGTGGAATCCCGCTCGAGAAAATGCTTCCAAAAGCACAAATCCAACAATTAGTGGAACGGACACGGAAAGGTGGCGGCGAAATTGTGGAGCTTCTTGGCAATGGTAGTGCCTATTACGCGCCAGCAGCATCAATTGTCCAAATGATAGAAGCCATCATCAAGGATAAACGAAAAGTTATGCCCGTTATCGCTTATTTACAGGGTGAATACCATGTAACCGATGCTTGTATTGGTGTACCAGTTATTCTTGGTGGGAATGGAATAGAAAGTGTTATTGAATTACACTTGAACGAAGAAGAACATCAGGCATTTAGCAAGTCTGTTCAGGCTGTCAATTGTACGTTAAACTATATTAAATAAATCATTACACCATCTAATAAGGAAGGCGTATTAGATGGTTTATTACATACTTAGCGAAAGCAACTTAACATTAACACAATGTTAGGTTGCTTTCGTTTTTCTTAATATTCTTTCAATAAATGAAAGATTTCTGTACAAATAGAACGTTAAAGTCGTAAGCTTAATAGAAGAACATATGAAGCAGACATTTATCATTGTTGATAGTCAAAACTCTTATTTGAGTCAAAAAAATACTTGAGCACACTCAAACCAAGTGAAGGTTAATTATCCAGTTTACCGTTTGGAGGATTGTGCATTTGGCAAGCTAGGTTGGGAGCTTTACCAAAGGGTTCTACGGCAATCGGAGGATAAGGTAATTCAATAAAAACATGGGATTCATTTATCGAACAGAATTAGCGCAATTTTTCTGTAAAATAAACTAAGATATAAAATTAAAAAAGGGGAACTTCATATGAATAAAAGACAGTGGAGAGTAGGAATTTTTTTATTTGATGATGTAGAGGTTTTAGATTTTGCTGGGCCATTTGAAGTCTTTTCTGTCACTGAAATAGAAAATGGTCAGCAGCCATTTGTCGTAGAAACAGTATCAGAGAAAGGGAACTTAGTAATTGCTACTAATGGGTTAAAGGTACAGCCTGATTACAGTTTTGATAATGTCCCTAGATTTGATATTTTAATTATACCTGGAGGTCTAGGTGCAAGAGAACGAGAAATGTATAATGATAATGTAATAAACTGGATTACAAATCAAATGAAAACGGTGCAACTCATGACATCTGTATGTACGGGTGCTTTACTATTAGCAAAGGCTGGTTTACTTAATGGTAAAATGGCGACGACTCATTGGGCAAGTCTTGAAAGGTTAAAAATAGAATTTCCACAAGTCGAAGTACAACGGGAAGTTAAATTTGTAGATGAAGGCAATGTAATTACATCTGGTGGAATTTCAGCAGGTATCAATATGTCATTTCATATTGTGAAAAGATTACTAGGTTCTGAAGTTGCTCAGAATACTGCTAAAATTATGGAATACGAAATTATTATTTAAATGATAAATGCCTAGCAAATTATAAGGCATCACGAATCGATTTGGCAACAATGGTTTGTCACTACCCAGCTATGAACTTCTTTAAAAACTGATAAAAGAGAGGATCCAATGATGCTTATCAAACAACAGGAATTTTATATAAATGGTCTTCGTTACACGATTAGATCCGCTACTATCCCAGATGCACAAGCATTATCAGACCTAAGATTACAATTAGATGGAGAAACGGAAAATTTTGATCGCGAGCATGGAGAAGCATTTATCGATACAGCTGGGTTTGAACAGATTATTCGTATAGATACAGAAAGCCCAAGCAATATATGTTTAGTAGCTGTCGTCGATAACCAGATTATCGGATTTTCAAGATGCGAGGGATCAGCATTAAAACGATTAGCGCATAAAGTGGAATTTGGTGTAGGTGTAATGAAGGAATTTTGGGGCTATGGCATCGGTAAAAACCTCTTACAAGTATCGATCGATTGGGCAGATGCCAACAATATAAAAAAAATAGTCTTACAAGTTTTAGAGACAAATGACAAAGCAAGTAGACTCTATAAAAAACTTGGCTTTACTGTAGAAGGTATTTTAAAAAATGATAAACGCCTTTCTGATGGCAAATACTATCATACCATTATTATGGGTAGATGGAAGGCATAAAACCAGCAATATAAGTGGTTCGAAACCACGCCTCCTACGCAAAAGAGATACTTGGAAATAGAAAAAAATCCTTAATATAAATAATATGAGCTATTATGAAAATAAAAAAGAAGGAAGTGTGCTAATTTGAAAAGAGAGGGAATTGTAGAATGGTATAAAGAAGAGGAGGGCTATGGACGGATCCTTCTTGAAGGTGAAGAAGTACATGTTTTCGTTCATTTTAGCTCAATTCTTTTGGATAAAGATCGATTTCCTGATCATTTTAGATACCTTCGTCAGAAGCAAAAAGTCACCTTCGATTTAATTGAAACATCCACGACAGGTGAACAGAAGTATGTAGCTGAAAATGTGATGATAATTTCTGACTAAAGCATACTCATCCTATGCAGAGGCACTAAAAAAGTCGATTTGCCACAAAAATGTGATACAAATTGACTATTTTAAGTTTTCAAATCTAATAAAAAGACTGATTTCTAATATAAAAAAAGAATTTTTTTAGTTTTCAGTGCCCTCTCTTGTGCAATGGCGGTTTTTTATGTAATGTCAGCATATTAGCAAAATCCTTTTGAATATGAACTAAACCATCATACATAACATAGTATAAATAAAATGTTATAAAAGGATGATGCTTAACATGTCAGCTAGGATTTCCAAAGCACAAAATGGTTCCCTTTCTAGGGGAGGAGGTACATCTGAAGGTTGGGATGATATTGATCGTTGGGAAAATGACGGGGGCAGGAGTCTTGATACATGGTGAATATTTTTTAATCGAATGAGACTGGGATAAAAACAAAAAAATGTTAGACCAATTGTATCTTGGTCTAACATTTTTTTTGATTCATGAAGAAACTCTCAACTTAATGAAGTAAAAATTTATTATCCATTTTCGATATTTTTCATAAAAATCGAAGTTATGTCCAGCCGCTTAAAAATGTAATGAGGATTACTTAAATTGAATTGTATCCATATAAGTCGCTGTTCCTTGTTCGAACTGAACTTTTACATGCATATAATACGTGCCTATTGGATATGTACCATCTTCATTTATAATCTTTTCAACCTTGTTCATTTGCTCATCCAAAAACACCATTTCACTGTGAAGTATATCCAAGTCATTAGTCATCAGTTTGACTTTTTCTGGTTTCTGAAGGGGAATAGCTTCATTAAAGGATGCTTGTATATTCGACAGCGGTGTTTCGTGTTCTTTTTGCTTTTTTTCTCCTGTTTTAATGTCAGTGTATGTCCAACTATATTGTTGGAGGTATAAGGAGAGTTGTTCTTCTTCGTTTATTGCAAATGCTAGTTGAGGTGGTTGTTCATAGATGGGTTGTCCAAGCGAGATAGGCTTTTGATCCTGAATAACCATACCGACAAGTGTATCATTACCTGCAATATCTATTTTATAATGCAGGGTCCATATGTCCTTTTTAGCATCAAACTTTATATTGGTGATGATTGGGTTGTACTCAAGATTTTCTGCTACTTTAGAGAGGACCTCATTTGTAGATAGTGTACTATTTAATTTTGATGGTACAATTTCAATTTTATCTGTACTTGTTTGACCTGGATAAGATTCATTAATTGCCCCAGCCCATACTTTCACATAGTCACCCACAGCTAATTTCATGGTTGTGGAAACCCATAATGCATTCACAAACTGTGGATTCGAATTATTTAAATAGACCGGATCATTACTGACAACTAAGTATCTACCATCTTCTGCTGCTGTTATATATCCTTCCATAGTAGCAGAGCTTCGTTTGTTTTTGGTACCATTTGCTGTGCCGCAACTAGCTAGAATAAGGATTATCATACATGCTAATATTATTTTTTTAAAGTGATACCTCCTATTTACGAATTAGACGCTTTCATTTCTGATAGGTTACTCTAGTTATCATCAGGTTAGCATTCAAGGCAAATTCTTTGGCACCAAGTAAAAAGATGTGTAGAAAGGATGTAGAAAAGTATACAAATGAACAAATAAGAGAACATATACATCTCATCAAACAATGAACGAACAGCATGATAGGATTTTTCACCAAAAAATTCAGTTCTCTATAAAGTACGACATTGTAAGTTTTATTTAATAATTTCCATAATTTTGGTTGACATAAAATGTGTATTAAGCCTATAATACATTCGAAGTGTATTATAGGCTTAATACGTTTTTTGAGATGGTGTATTAGGTGATTAATACAGATAGTTCGGTGCTAAAGCTATATGATTTAGTGCATAGTTGAACCAATGCATTGCCTATCATTTTGCGTATTGTGTATTAAGTGATTAATACACGGAATATTATTGCAAGGAGTTGAATTAATTGACTGTAAAGTTTAATAATCGAGATCCGGTTTATGTACAGGTTATCCGGCATTTTAAAGAGCAAATTGCCAAGGGATTCTTTGAACCTGGTCAGGAAGTTCCTTCAAGAAGGGAACTAGCCAATCAGCTGAAGATTAACCCAAATACTGCACAAAGGGCTTATAAGGAAATGGAGGAACAAGGATTGATTTTTACTGAGGGAAATATGCCAAGCTGTATTACGAAAGATGAAGCGGTCCTTAAAAGTGTCCGTGAAGAATTAATTATCGAAGCCGTTGACTTATTTTTAGGTTCTATAAAAGCCATCAATGTGCCGTTATCTGAAGTGTTGAAACTAGTTGAGAAAAAGTATGAGGCTGAAAGTGGGGAAACGGAGGAATCAATATGATCGAAGTGAAAAATGTCCATAAAAAATACGGCAGGAAACAAGTGTTAAAAGATCTTTCCTTTACTGCTAAAAAGGGTGAAATTACTTGCTTAATTGGGATAAATGGAGTAGGAAAGACGACAATCATGAAGGCTATTATGGCACTCACACCGATTAATAGCGGTGAAATTTTAATAGATGGGGAAAAAATTCGGAGGGATAGTTTTGAAAAAATAACTTTTATTCCGGATACAATCGCGACGCTGCCACAAATGAGAATTGCTGAGGCTTTTACGTTCATGGCGGATTTTTATAAAAGTTGGAACCCACAAAGGGCAGAGGAGCTGTTGCAATTTTTTAAGCTAGACCCAACTGAAAAAATTGCTAATTTATCAAAGGGGAGTACGGCTAAAGTCAATATGCTGTTAGGCTTAGCGCTAGATGTGGATTACTTACTGATGGATGAACCATTCTCTGGTATTGATATGTTCTCACGGGAACAGATTGCCGAAGTGTTTACAAGCCATTTAATTGAAGAACGTGGTGTAATTCTCACAACCCATGAAATCAGTGATATTGAACACTTAATTGATAAAGCCGTACTTATTGATAATGGTGAAGTAATAAAGGAATTTAGCGTGGAGGAAGTGCGTGAGAATGAAGGAAAATCAGTTGTTGATGTAATGCGGGAGGTGTATCGAGGATGAAAAATTATTTAAAGCTTGTAAACTTTGAAATAAGCCGATTTTTCAAATTGTATTTAATTCTAATAGGGTTGACAATAGTCTGTCAGTTAATTGGAGTAATTAGAGTCTCAAAAGGATATATGGATCTAGCTGAAAAGGTGATGGATAAAAATCAACTATCAGTGAGCCAATTTATTGAGCAATATGGAACTTTTTCTTTCCAACGTTTTGTTTATTCTGAATGGTTTTTGATGTCAATTTATATTTGTATCGCTATGTTAATAATTTATGTTTTTTTAATTTGGTATCGAGATTGGCTCGGAAAAAATTCTTTCATTTACAGATTATTGATGTTGCCGACTGAAAGAATTACTATTTATTTCGCTAAACTGACGGCAATTATGCTTTTGCTTCTTGGTCTAATTACCTTACAACTATTATTAGTACTAATCGAAATACAAATTGTAAATAGTATTGTACCAGCAGATTTCCGAACATATAGTTATGGGATTAGTAATATAGATATATTTGTCTTAATGTATCCTAACACATTTACTGAATTTGTCCTGATTTATGGAATTGGGCTAATCTTCGTAGCAGTACTATTCACGGCTATATTATTTGAGCGGAGTTACCGTTTAAAGGGTATTTTCTTTGCAATCGTTTATGGAGTGCTTTCATTAGGTGTCTTTTTTGCACCGTTATTATTAAATGGTTTTTACCCACGCTATTTTTATCCACTTGAAATCATACTAATGGGGATGGTAACAAGCTTCATTGTTTTAGGTAGCACCATTTGGATCGCGAATCACTTGCTTAAACATAAAATAATGGTCTAATGGGAGGGAATGACAATGAAAAAATATTGGAGAACGATAGTAATTAGCTTAGTAATCGTGGCAACAATTAGTACTTACTATATCCAAGGAGCAATGTCTTCTAAAAACGATGTAACCTTTAAATTTAAAACGACTAGTGGAAATAAGGAAGAAATTGAAAATCTTGTGCTTCAGGCAAGCTATAAGCATGGTGATATTTATCATCCGTTATACATATCAAAGGATGGTTCAACTAATCCGAGAAGCCGGTTTATTATTGAAGATTTAATAGCTGATCCTGTACCTTTGGAGTTTGAAAAATATATTCAAGATTACCGCAAGTTTATGCGCGGAAAAGTATTTGACCCGAGTAACTACTTTGAAGATGAGGCTCGTTTGATTTACACAGATTTTTCGGTTAAAAATAGACAAGTGTTAACACTTCAAATCGATATTCTTGACAAGCAGACAAATGATAGTACATCATTTGAAGTTACTACCTCAGGCCAAGCAAATAATAGCTGGATGCAGGTGAATGATGTCTATGTGAAAAATGGGGAAATAAAGATACTAGGAACGAGCTATCTCTATAATGATGAAGAGGAATTACACGTATATACGGTAAATGAAAACAAAAAGGAATTAGAAGATGATTCAATTATTGCAAAATCAGAGCCAGACATGTCCAGCATCCGCATATATAATGATTCCAGTAAAATTAAAAATGAAAACTATTACTTATACAAGGTAGATAAATATAAAAATAAAAGTGAAGATGCTGAGTCTGTCATTATTTCTAGCCAAGCGTACCTTCATAACAACCTCAATAATGAAGTTGAAGAAATAGATATTGCTAACAAATTAAAATCGGAGATGAACTCGATGATTCTTCATGGAGGAGAGGTATTCATTCCTGTTCATTCAGCCAACGGTTTAGAGTTGAATCGTTATAATATTAAAAAGAAACAATGGGGAGAGCCTTTACACTTTAACTTTCCAACTAAGGCTAATAATGAAGAAGAACTTTTTTTACAGCTTACAGGTGGTAAACTTTATTCAGTGAATCGTGTTTCTGACGGTTATTCGCTATTTATCGGAGATTTACATACAGGGAAATCATTGTATGAAGGTAAAATCATCGATGAAAACAGAGAAAATCTTAATAAAGATTTCTCGCTTACTATCGATCAAATATATAGCATCTATTAAAGCTATTCGAGGTTGTTCAATTAAGTGAATCACGTAGGTAGCTAATTGGCTGAAATGAATTCAATATAGGTTCATTCCAGCCAATTTTTAGTTCTTTGGTTATTGAGTTAATAGCTGCGAAGTGTGAATTTAAGTGAAACCTTATCTAACACAGCAGCGATTAGTATCCCTACTGTATATCGAATTAAATCCTCTGTAAGAAAACCTTTACCAAGTATTAAAGCCCCAAGCGTTGTTGCACGAATCTGATTGATCCAATTTTCCTGATATAACTGACTAAATTCAATGCTGAAACTAAACAAAAAACTGAGCAAAATAGCTGTGAGGGTGCTCTTCCGTACTAGCAAAAATCGAAATCCAAAATAGACCATTATAGCCCATAGTACGTCCCCAGCGTTTTGAGCCACAAAGGGTGAAAGGGAAAGACTCCATTTTCTTGAGGCAAGTCCTAAAAAAATAGTGATTATAATCGTTATTAAATAAACTATTCGCATGTTTTGGCATTGTGAGTTTATAGGTTTCAATAGGATCACTCTTTCAGCATCTCGATCGTATTCTTTTGCTTTCATTATCTCATACATGGTGGCAATAAAACTATTACATTTAGTTTCATAGCAGGGCATCAAGGACCATTTCTTTTAACGGGGGCTCATATGCATATTTATTTCTCATCTGCTTTTTCAAAATAAACGATTTCACACAATCTGATGTGATGAAATTTTCCATTAACTACAAGAGCTACATGATCAATGAAAACATTATCTAGAGTACCTATCAATTTGCCGACAGTTGTTGTGATGACAATCATTAGCCCTTTATGTTGAATCAAGTTCCCGATAAATTTGGGCTCAATTGTATAATTTACATTTTTTGGCAATACAGTAGCTTCCCAGTGCTGTACATCTTCATTCCGATGATGTGTAGGGGTTGGGAATGAAAAGTGGGAGGGCGGGTAGGTTTTGCCAACTGATGACGAACTGCTATTGATGAGTTGAAAGCATTGACTGATAAAATGCTACCGTTTTTGCTTTGTAGATGAAAATCAACTTTGTAAAAAAGAACAATTTTGGTTTAAATACCACATAATGGTAAAATGGCGTGGAGGCTATGAGGATTAGTCGAAAGAAATTTCGAAGCGAAGGAGGGAAAAAACGAACACCGTGAGATATTCGTTTAGGAGTTATTATTTTTCAGTTACTGTATTCCCCATTGCAATAGAAATTCTATTCCAATTGTTGATCTGATTAATGATTAGAACAAGGTCAACATACTGTTTCTCGTCATAGTATTCACATACACGCTTATATAGTTCATCTGGAACTCTTTTAGTAGGAATTAAAGTTATATGCTCAGATAATTCTAGAGCAACTTTCTCTTCAGGTGTATAAAAAATACATTCATTCCAAGCATTTAAACAATAAATACGTTGTTCTGTTTCACCCATCTTACGAGCATCGGATGTATGCAAGTCTATGCAGAACGCGCATCCATTAATTTGGGAGACCCTTATTTTGATAAGTTCCCTAGTTACTCGATTAATTGTAGACTTCTTTGTGTATTTTTCCATATCCATCATAATTTTCATACCATCAGGTGCAACATCATAGTAAGCAACTCTTTGGCTCATACGGCAAGACTCCTTTTGTGTATAAGATAAGTTTATTATAACACTACTCGCGAACGTTTGTACTGATTTTTAGCTTTGTGAAATTCGATTTAAATGGAATTTAAGAAAGAACGGATGAGTTTATTTGGAAAAAGGTCAAACGGTCTATTTTATAGAGCGTATTTTTTACAGAAATAAAGGTCTAATTTATCTTCATTCAGCAGAAGACTCCCACCTCTACAGATGGTGAGATGAATGCGGTTTTGGTTTCTTTTCAGTGGGTGTCCAAACTGAATGAAGATA
This genomic stretch from Lysinibacillus pakistanensis harbors:
- a CDS encoding ABC transporter ATP-binding protein, with amino-acid sequence MIEVKNVHKKYGRKQVLKDLSFTAKKGEITCLIGINGVGKTTIMKAIMALTPINSGEILIDGEKIRRDSFEKITFIPDTIATLPQMRIAEAFTFMADFYKSWNPQRAEELLQFFKLDPTEKIANLSKGSTAKVNMLLGLALDVDYLLMDEPFSGIDMFSREQIAEVFTSHLIEERGVILTTHEISDIEHLIDKAVLIDNGEVIKEFSVEEVRENEGKSVVDVMREVYRG
- a CDS encoding DUF2809 domain-containing protein, producing MKAKEYDRDAERVILLKPINSQCQNMRIVYLITIIITIFLGLASRKWSLSLSPFVAQNAGDVLWAIMVYFGFRFLLVRKSTLTAILLSFLFSFSIEFSQLYQENWINQIRATTLGALILGKGFLTEDLIRYTVGILIAAVLDKVSLKFTLRSY
- a CDS encoding DUF2642 domain-containing protein gives rise to the protein MPKNVNYTIEPKFIGNLIQHKGLMIVITTTVGKLIGTLDNVFIDHVALVVNGKFHHIRLCEIVYFEKADEK
- a CDS encoding carboxymuconolactone decarboxylase family protein; its protein translation is MSQRVAYYDVAPDGMKIMMDMEKYTKKSTINRVTRELIKIRVSQINGCAFCIDLHTSDARKMGETEQRIYCLNAWNECIFYTPEEKVALELSEHITLIPTKRVPDELYKRVCEYYDEKQYVDLVLIINQINNWNRISIAMGNTVTEK